TACCCCACTCATTGTCTTCATGtattatctcttcctcttcttgaacAACCTCTGGTTTGGGCAGTGCTGCTACCTTTTTCTGTAGAAATCAAACAGTATCAAAGTATTCTTACTCATTCTCAGGCCTCTGAAGCATTAATCAAAAATTCAGACAGgctttttattttaccaaagtaAAAAAGGACTTCAAacaaattttttctctttggtagCATAGTGAATTTAATTTCTTACTAACATTTACCCCCGAgagatacaataaataaaaatccagaatccatttatcttatttttcaaatctaaGTAATTGTTCTAAAATACTGTCCAAACAGTATGACCTCTCATACATTCTGACCAAGTGATGTATACCTTGTATTCTTCCTGCTGTTTCCTGCAATTTCTGTCATCACACTGAGGATTTGGCTTCATGGACATAGTAGGGAAAAAGTCCTGCATTGCATTATATCCAAGGTAAAAACTAACAGTaccaaaatttaacaaaaacctagaaaagcaaatcaaagtacacttagataaagaaacaaaccataaaagaacccaatttttaaaaattgatctttAAGTACTTAATGGTTTTTGTGATAAGCAACAGTATTTTAAGTACTGTTGTCAGATTAAAATGTGGAGAAGAATCCCTGAGATTGGTACTACAtctaactactttttaaaagtttttatatataaCTTACTATAAGGTTAACAATCTTAAATGTACAGCTCAATGAAATTTTCCAAAAGTCTTTACCCATGTAATCACTACCAgatcaaaatatagaacatttccaacatGCCTTAAAGTTCCCTTGTGTTCCCTAACAGTTCTGATTCCTTTTAGAAGCTTACAAAGAGAGGAAAAATcacatacaaaatataaacaacaaaaggaaacacatttGCACTGAGTGTACAAGACAAAAATTGAGCCAATGATATGAAGCAGACAATTCACAGGAAAATGTAAGTGCTCACCCCTTTTCATAagtaactgaaaattaaaatgaaatacccATTTTTTCCTATCATACTGACAAAGATTAAAAAGTTTGATAACACCCAATGTTATGAACTGGTATGGGCAAAGCAGGTATTCCTACCCTGTGATAGAAATACACAATCCTTCTGAAGGAGAAATTTAGTAgtatctgtcaaaataaatattgcataaactcagaaattccacttctaaaaATTCATATACAAAAACCTAACTTAGAGATATATTCCACTTCTAAAATTCCACTTCTAAAAATTCATATACAAAAACCTAACTTAGAGATATATGTAAGGTGCTATTTGCAGCATTGTTAATAGCAGCAAAAAAATCTGTAAGTAGCTTAAATGTCCATCCATAGGGGGCTGGCTAAATAGGACATGTCCTTAAGAAAATAGTTTgtagctatgattttttttttttttttttggaacatactataaaatattttgtttggatAGGGCCTACTGAAGTTTGTACAAGCTATTGCTCTTACATAAAATAGCCCTCGACAGTTGCCTTGAAAGTTCTTAGGTATGCTTTTTGCAATTTCTCTGCTGGTAGCTGACACTTCTGGTATCAGGATACCTCCCTGTATCATGTTGCAATTTGTTCTTATACCGGAAGGCATGGAAACATAACTAAGCTTATTAAAGTtgtaaagtgagaaaaaaatggtCTGAGGAAAGGAACACCTAAAGGCTTTCtccttttaataaaatgtgaGTTGACATTAATAAAACtcttttacattcattttagCTGCAAAGGAACCTTTGTCCTTTTTCACTATAGTTTAGATGGTGTGGttgtgaatatcttttttttcagagagcagaggtattatccttttaatatttaatcacattcatattatttttagtaaGAGTTAAGTAAAGAAATGTGTTTATGTTCTTTGGTCAAACCTGCAGAGATTTAAATCATTTGGTTAATATTTCATAAACAAACACACCAGTACTACTGTACCATTTAACAAGAGCTATTCTAAATGCACAGAGtaacacacatgtatgtatattattaatatgtatgtttatatttaaattagatatactaatatatgtaaattcaaagtatatatatattatacatatataaaaaccaTATGCTGGATTTTAAGAAACTATATACTTAGATGGTAATTCCAATATTTGAAAtgctttatgaaatatatttctatcaaaagcaaacaaaactatTCAGAAAAATTTGCCCTCACTCACTTCAACACATTTTGTACCAAGATCCCAGCAACCACTCCCATAGTGGTAGGAAGACTGGCTGCACAAACACCTTCTCGTTTCAGAGTCTTTTCATCAATATTTGCAGCAACCACAAGTGGGGGAGCACactacatgaaaaataaagaaaatatatttcaaaatgaaagggaaaaagtaagCAGGTTCAAAATAGTATTCCATCACGTTCAAAGTTTTTATTCCTTGaattataatacattttcaatacaaatacattttcaatacTTTAGTTAATAAGCCAAAATGAATCATGCATACCGCAAAACAAGCAGATTCTCCAGGAATTATGAGCTGTATATGCCCTGAAACTGCATTTTCACTGACCCCAGACTCCATCCATGTTTGTCCAAGTTCATTACAAGCCTTAGtagaaacagatgaaaacaacaaaaaaaacaagaattaattTATCAAAAGTTATTTCATGAAAAACTGGAGCTTAACTAAATGATTACCAAAGggtgttttaaattttcaaaagaggAAAGTTATCAATAATGGAATTCCTTGGCAACTGCCATTctctatttaaaaagtaaactgggGACACCTCGATtcctcagtgggttgagcatccaactcttggtttcagttcaggtcatgattccagggtcgtggaattgagCTCCAtctcaggcttcatgctgagcactGAATGGAgccttaagatattctctctctctctgtctctctctctgtctctctgtctctctctccccctttgcccaccccacctccactctaaatttttaaaacatttttttaaaaagtaaactgacAGCATTCAAGTAAgcagccaataaatatttaattaaattgagTGATTAAGTTTATTGTATTTCTGattgtaaaaattcatttttctaaaataatttcagcaACAAAAAACTGCAAAATACCTTCTGAAAAGCTGAAACCACAGTAATTccaaagaattgtttttatttctgagaaacaaGGTTTGTAAGCaatgtatacacatttatatcttaaaaaataaagtaaaatattaaaaccaatgCTAACATAGaataacatattttaagatagtcatttattttaaaaattgtacatcAGAAGTATCTACTATTTATAGTTTCCTCTACTGGCATAATAAAGAATAGGATACTGAAACATAAGCCACACCAGCAAAGCTAGAGACGCCCCACAACTAttagaataaaacttttttaaatgtctattttattttcagagagagagaaagaggacgagcaaaggaggggcagaggatgctAAGCAGacttcactgtcagcatggagtctgacgtggggctcaaactcatacaccgcgagatcatgacctgagctgaaatcgagagtggacactcaaccaactgagccaccttggcacactagaataaattttaaaagtaggctaagagaatattaaaaattaatgaaacacatTATAAAAGGGTTTAAATACAGAACTATAcaagaaaacagatgaatgagTATAACATCTTATACAATAGGAATACTCACTGTATTTATTGTCATTCGAGCTTCAAAATTGTCCACACAGCTAAGAACTAGGTCAACGGGTTTTCCCTCTTCTAATCCACCATTACTAggtaaagaatataaattt
This genomic stretch from Acinonyx jubatus isolate Ajub_Pintada_27869175 chromosome C2, VMU_Ajub_asm_v1.0, whole genome shotgun sequence harbors:
- the UBA5 gene encoding ubiquitin-like modifier-activating enzyme 5 isoform X2, with translation MNRLFFQPHQAGLSKVQAAEYTLRNINPDVLFEVHNYNITTVENFQHFMDRISNGGLEEGKPVDLVLSCVDNFEARMTINTACNELGQTWMESGVSENAVSGHIQLIIPGESACFACAPPLVVAANIDEKTLKREGVCAASLPTTMGVVAGILVQNVLKFLLNFGTVSFYLGYNAMQDFFPTMSMKPNPQCDDRNCRKQQEEYKKKVAALPKPEVVQEEEEIIHEDNEWGIELVSEVSEEELKNSSGPVPDLPEGITVAYTIPEKQEDSVAEVTVEDSGESLEDLMAKMKNM